One window from the genome of Elephas maximus indicus isolate mEleMax1 chromosome 8, mEleMax1 primary haplotype, whole genome shotgun sequence encodes:
- the BET1 gene encoding BET1 homolog translates to MRRAGLGEGVPPGNYGNYGYANSGYSACEEENERLTESLRSKVTAIKSLSIEIGHEVKNQNKLLAEMDSEFDSTTGFLGKTMGKLKILSRGSQTKLLCYMMLFSFFVFFVIYWIIKLR, encoded by the exons ATGAGGCGTGCAGGCCTGG GTGAAGGAGTACCTCCTGGAAATTATGGGAACTATGGCTATGCTAATAGTGGATATAGTGCCtgtgaagaagaaaatgagagacTCACTGAAAGTCTGAGAAGCAAAGTAACTGCTATAAAATCT cttTCCATAGAAATAGGCCATGaagttaaaaatcaaaataaattattagcTGAAATG GATTCAGAGTTTGATTCTACAACTGGATTTCTAGGTAAAACTAtggggaaactgaagattttatcCAGAGGGAGCCAAACTAAGCTGCTGTGCTATATGATGCTGTtttcattctttgtcttttttgtcaTTTATTGGATTATTAAACTCAGGTGA